The DNA sequence CGAGGAGGTCGGCGTACGGCTGGCGCCCGGTCCCCGGTTCGGCCTGGACGGCACGCTGGAGCGGTTCCTCCGGCTGCCGTTCACGCTGCCCGCCGCGGAGCTGGCGGAGGCGGTCGGGCGGCTCGCCGCGGTCCGCTACGACCTGGACCGGGCCGGCCGGCCGCAGTGGCGGGAACCGAGCGTCATCGCCTGAGCGACCGTTCCCGTTCCGGTGGTTGCCGGCGGAACCGGGTCCCCGGCCGGCGGCGTGCCCGCAGACTGCCCGGGTGGGGAACCGGAGCGACGCCCGCTGGGCGTGGGCGCTACGCGCCGCCGCGCCCGGCTCCCGCACCACCCGGTTGGAACTCTTCTACGACCTGGTCTTCGTCTTCGCGTTCCTCAGCGTCACCACGCTGACCGCCACCGTGCTGACCCCGGTCAACCTCTACCGCTTCCTGCTGGTGCTGGCGCTGCTCTGGTGGTCGTGGACCGGCTTCGCGCGGGTGGGCAACGCCTGCCGCGCCGACCAGGGCATGCTGCCGCTGGTCGGCTTCGTGACCGTGGCCGCCACGTTCCTGCTCGTGCTCAGCGCGCCCAGCGCGTTCCGGGACAGCCCGGGCGGCCTGCCCGGCCCGCTGGTCTTCGCCGGCTGCTACGCCGCCATCCGGCTGGCCCAGCTCACCGTCTTCGCCCGGGTGGACCGGGCCGATCCGGCGCGAGGCCGGCGGTTCCTGCTGCGCGTCCTGGTGCCGGTCGTGGCCACCGTGCTGCTCGTGGTGGCCGGCACCGTCCCGGCCCGGCTGCCCGAGGGCCGGTTCGCGGTCGCGCTGCAACTGGCACTCTGGACGCTGGCGGTGCTGATCGAGTACGTGGTCGGCACCACCGTGGCCTGGCACTGGTGGGTCGTGGTCTCGGCCGGGCACTGGGCGGAACGGCACGCGCTGATGGTGCTCGTCGCGCTCGGCGAGTCGATCATCGCGCTGGGGCTCGGCCCGAAGACCGGCCTGCCGCTGACCGGCCCGGTGGCGGTGGCCGCGCTGCTCGGCATCACGATCGTGGCGGCGCTGTGGTGGGCGTACTTCGACACGCTGGCGTTCGCGCTGGAGCAGGCGCTGCACCACGCCCGGGACCAGGACGCCCGGCTGCGGCTGAGCCGCTCGGTCTACACGTTCCTGCACCTGCCGGTGGTCACCGGGACGATCCTCTACGCGCTCGGCCTCAAGGACCTGCTCGCCGAGGTCGCCGACCCGGCCTCCCCGTCCTGGGGGTGGCAGTTGGGGGACTTCTGGGGCGGCGTCCTCTTCGGCGGGGTGGCCCTCTACCTGCTCAGCATCGCCGGCTGCTGGTGGCTGGCGGTGCGCGAGCTGCACCGTCCGCTGCTGGTCACGGTGGTGGCGCTGGCCGCGGTCGGCCCGTTCGCGTTCCGGATCCCGGAGGTGGCCGCGCTGGGCGTGCTGGCGGTGCTCACCGGCGCCGGCGTCACCTGGGAGACGCGCAGCGAGAACGGCCGCCGCCGCCGGGTGCGTCAGCTCGCGCTGGAGGAGCAGGTGGCCGCCGAGGCCGAGCAGAGCCGGTGGCGTCGGGAACACCTGTGACCGGCGCGGGCCGCCGGAGCCGGTCCCGCGCGGGCCGTGCCCCGGGACGGTGGGGCACGGCCGGCGCGGCGCCGGGGGCACGTCACAGCTCGGCGAGCGTGCCCTCGTACATCTTGTCGATCTCGCCGGCGAAGTTGGTCTCCACGCTGCGGCGCTTGATCTTCAACGACGGGGTGACCTCGCCGTCGGCGATGGTCAGGTCGCGGGGGAGGATCGTCACCTTCTTGATCGTCTCCCAGCGGTTGAGCTTGGCGTTCAGCTCGTCCACGTACCCCTCGACCATCGTCCGCGCCTCGGGCGAGGTGACGATCGTGGTGTAGTCGCCCCCCTCCAGCGGCGTGCCGGCGGCCCAGCCCTTGATCGCGTCCGGGTCCAGCGTGACCAGCATGGTGCAGTAGTTGCGGGCCTGCCCGATCACCACCGCCTGCGAGGTGTACGGGCAGATGGCCTTGAACATGCCCTCGATGTGCGACGGCGCGACGTACTTGCCGCCGGACGTCTTGACCAGGTCCTTCTTGCGGTCGGTGATGCGCAGGTAGCCGTCGTCGTCGAGCGTGCCGATGTCGCCGGTGCGGAAGAAGCCGTCGTCGGTGAACGCCTCGGCGGTCTCCCCGGGCAGGTTGTGGTAGCCACGCATCACCGGCCGGCCCCGGACCAGGATCTCGCCGTCGGTGTCGATCCGGCACTCCAGGTCGCCCATGGCCCGGCCCACGCTGCCGATCCGGAGACCGTCCGGCGGGTTGACGAACGCGCCGGCGCTGGTCTCGGTGAGGCCGTACCCCTCCGAGATGGGCAGGTTGGCGGCGGCGAAGAAGGTGGCGATCTCCTTGCTCAGCGGCGCCGCGCCGGAGACCAGGACCCGCATCCGGCCGCCGAGCCGGGCCTGGAGCTTGCTGAAGACCAGCTTCTCGGCGAGCGCGTACTTCATCCGCAGCCCGGCCGGGACGGGCTTGCCGGCCTGCTCCAGCGCGACCTTCTCCTTGCCGACCGCGACGCCCCAGCCGAAGATCTTCGCCTTCGCGCCGCCCGCGCCCTGCGCGGTGGTGACCGCCTTGTTGTACACCTTCTCGAAGACCCGGGGCGCGCCGCACATCAGCGTCGGCCGGACCACGCCGAGCAGGTCGACCAGCTTGTCCACCCGGCCGTCGACGTAGGTGGGCAGCCCGACGTGGGTGGCGCCGCAGAGCAGCGTCTTGCCGAACGAGTGCGACAGCGGCAACCACAGATATTGCAGGTCGTCGACGCGCAGCAGGCCCAGCTCGGCCTGTGCGACACCCTCCCAGCACCACCCGCCGTGCAGCAGCTCCACGCCCTTGGGCCGGCCGGTGGTGCCCGACGTGTAGATCAGGGTGGCCAGGTGGTCCGGGCCGATGCCGGCGACCAGCTCGTCGATCAGGCCGGGCGTGGCGGCCAGCGCGGCGGCGCCGCGTTCCTCCAGCTCGGCGAGCGTGAGCTGGGGAACGCCGGCCGCCGGGTCGGCCGCGCCGTCGAGGAGCACCACGTGGGTCAGCGCCGGCAGCTCCGCGCCGGCGACCTTCGCGGCCTGGGCCGGGTTCTCCGCGAACAGCACCCGCGACCCCGAGTCGGCGAGAATGTACGCCGCCTCCTCGGGCTCGGTGGTGGGGTAGACGGTGGTGGTGGCCCCGCCGGCGCACATCACGCCGAAGTCGGCGAGCACCCACTCCAGCCGCGTGTTGGCCAGGATCGCCACCGGGTCCTCGAGGCCCACACCCAGCCCGTGCAGCCCGGCCGCGATCGCCTTGGCGCGCTGCCCGACCTGCTCCCACGTCAACCAGACCGGGCCCGAGTCGTCGGGTGCGGGGTGGGCGAAGGCGTGCCGGTCGGGGGAGTCCGCCACGCGCTTGAGGAACATGTCCGGTACGGAACGGTACGGTACATCGAGAGCCATCGTGGAAGCCGCCTTCAGGGGTGGAGGGACGTGACGGGGGTCACGCCGGTCTGCGGTTACCGAAGAGTATTGCCTGCACCGGGGCATCGGCTAGTGCGGATCGGCCGGGGTTCGGGCTCAGGTGTACCGGGTGGCGGCGCGGGACCAGTCGTAGGTGGCCCGGATCCAGTCCCGGCGGGTGGCGAGGAACGCGCGTACCCCGTCGTCGGCGGCGACGGCCAGCGCCGCGTCCCGTTCCGCGTACGCCGCCAGCGCCGCGT is a window from the Micromonospora sp. DSM 45708 genome containing:
- a CDS encoding AMP-dependent synthetase/ligase, with protein sequence MALDVPYRSVPDMFLKRVADSPDRHAFAHPAPDDSGPVWLTWEQVGQRAKAIAAGLHGLGVGLEDPVAILANTRLEWVLADFGVMCAGGATTTVYPTTEPEEAAYILADSGSRVLFAENPAQAAKVAGAELPALTHVVLLDGAADPAAGVPQLTLAELEERGAAALAATPGLIDELVAGIGPDHLATLIYTSGTTGRPKGVELLHGGWCWEGVAQAELGLLRVDDLQYLWLPLSHSFGKTLLCGATHVGLPTYVDGRVDKLVDLLGVVRPTLMCGAPRVFEKVYNKAVTTAQGAGGAKAKIFGWGVAVGKEKVALEQAGKPVPAGLRMKYALAEKLVFSKLQARLGGRMRVLVSGAAPLSKEIATFFAAANLPISEGYGLTETSAGAFVNPPDGLRIGSVGRAMGDLECRIDTDGEILVRGRPVMRGYHNLPGETAEAFTDDGFFRTGDIGTLDDDGYLRITDRKKDLVKTSGGKYVAPSHIEGMFKAICPYTSQAVVIGQARNYCTMLVTLDPDAIKGWAAGTPLEGGDYTTIVTSPEARTMVEGYVDELNAKLNRWETIKKVTILPRDLTIADGEVTPSLKIKRRSVETNFAGEIDKMYEGTLAEL
- a CDS encoding low temperature requirement protein A, with the translated sequence MGNRSDARWAWALRAAAPGSRTTRLELFYDLVFVFAFLSVTTLTATVLTPVNLYRFLLVLALLWWSWTGFARVGNACRADQGMLPLVGFVTVAATFLLVLSAPSAFRDSPGGLPGPLVFAGCYAAIRLAQLTVFARVDRADPARGRRFLLRVLVPVVATVLLVVAGTVPARLPEGRFAVALQLALWTLAVLIEYVVGTTVAWHWWVVVSAGHWAERHALMVLVALGESIIALGLGPKTGLPLTGPVAVAALLGITIVAALWWAYFDTLAFALEQALHHARDQDARLRLSRSVYTFLHLPVVTGTILYALGLKDLLAEVADPASPSWGWQLGDFWGGVLFGGVALYLLSIAGCWWLAVRELHRPLLVTVVALAAVGPFAFRIPEVAALGVLAVLTGAGVTWETRSENGRRRRVRQLALEEQVAAEAEQSRWRREHL